A genomic segment from Paraburkholderia hayleyella encodes:
- a CDS encoding HugZ family protein: MNIPAHAPLHLLHQATIGTLATQTRQPTGFPYPSVLPFVLDHRHRPTILVSQLAEHTRNLQSDPHAGFLVVHAPQGDVLNAERVTLLGLFEKLETPPGLVQRYLRYHPEGQRYLDLGDFTFWTMALERMRYIGGFGTMGWVKGDELDPLEPLAYDEEAELITFFKTHPKRHDNLELLGLDRYGADLKTGSTRRRLVFDSPKLDTAALQSALINHLEEVPN, encoded by the coding sequence GCCACGCAAACACGCCAGCCGACGGGCTTTCCGTATCCCTCTGTACTGCCGTTCGTACTCGACCACCGGCATCGCCCGACGATTTTGGTCAGTCAGCTCGCGGAACACACACGCAACCTGCAGTCCGACCCGCACGCGGGCTTTCTGGTAGTGCACGCGCCGCAAGGTGATGTGCTCAATGCCGAACGCGTAACCCTGCTGGGGCTCTTTGAAAAGCTAGAAACACCGCCAGGCCTGGTTCAACGTTATTTGCGCTATCACCCGGAAGGGCAACGTTATCTGGACCTGGGCGATTTCACGTTCTGGACGATGGCACTTGAGCGGATGCGTTATATCGGCGGGTTCGGCACGATGGGCTGGGTTAAAGGCGATGAACTCGATCCACTAGAGCCGCTAGCCTACGATGAAGAGGCTGAACTCATTACCTTCTTCAAAACACATCCTAAACGCCATGACAATCTGGAATTACTCGGCCTCGACCGTTATGGTGCAGATCTGAAAACCGGCAGCACACGCAGACGCCTGGTATTCGATAGCCCGAAACTTGATACTGCGGCTTTGCAGAGCGCACTCATCAATCATCTTGAAGAAGTACCGAATTAA